A region of Porites lutea chromosome 13, jaPorLute2.1, whole genome shotgun sequence DNA encodes the following proteins:
- the LOC140923754 gene encoding collagen triple helix repeat-containing protein 1-like, with product MMRSRVKLSTMFALIFSLLAAFCACTAKDNKPSDTKTVSPCPSCNNGGQTGMWTYMTCVPGAPGAPGRDGAKGDLGSPGKTGTQGPPGTDGKKGAKGEPGIQGSAGQKGQRGDKGDSGTSRLASHMNWKECAWKKGDSKDSGLIYNCDFLKKYSDTSLHVYYAGNLRIASYDNSCSRWYFTFNGAECSSPGTIDGAFYMYKGRNYNLHHHRHIEGHCNNIQKGKVRVGFSVGKCVTGHRLANAYTGWNSMNRIFIEEVAKAQQ from the exons ATGATGCGATCACGAGTTAAACTGTCCACCATGTTTGCACTGATTTTCTCGCTCTTGGCCGCTTTCTGCGCATGCACTGCCAAGGACAACAAACCATCAGACACCAAG aCTGTTTCACCTTGTCCATCTTGTAATAATGGCGGACAAACCGGGATGTGGACATACATGACATGCGTCCCAGGAGCCCCTGGGGCACCTGGTCGAGATGGAGCCAAAGGAGACCTGGGTAGCCCGGGGAAAACTGGAACCCAGGGACCACCTGGTACTGACGGAAAGAAAGGAGCAAAGGGAGAGCCTGGGATCCAGGGTTCTGCCGGACAAAAAGGACAGCGAGGGGACAAAGGCGACAGTGGAACGTCACGACTGGCTTCACACATGAACTGGAAGGAGTGTGCTTGGAAAAAAGGGGACAGCAAAGATTCAGGACTGATATAT AACTGTGACTTTCTGAAGAAATACTCGGACACTTCCCTCCATGTCTACTATGCTGGTAATCTCAGGATTGCCTCATATGACAACAGCTGTAGTCGCTGGTATTTTACCTTTAATGGAGCCGAGTGCAGCTCTCCTGGAACTATTGACGGTGCATTCTACATGTATAAAGGCAGAAACTACAATCTTCATCATCACCGCCACATTGAAGGTCACTGCAATAACATTCAGAAAGGAAAGGTGCGAGTGGGTTTCTCGGTTGGAAAGTGCGTCACAGGACATAGGCTTGCTAACGCCTACACTGGTTGGAATTCAATGAATCGTATCTTCATTGAAGAAGTAGCAAAAGCTCAGCAGTGA